A genomic stretch from Pseudomonas sp. MUP55 includes:
- the mutL gene encoding DNA mismatch repair endonuclease MutL, giving the protein MSESVLNTGSRIELLSPRLANQIAAGEVVERPASVIKELLENSIDSGAKRIDVDVEQGGVKLLRVRDDGSGISSDDLPLALARHATSKIRDLEDLERVMSLGFRGEALASISSVARLTLTSRTRGAEQAWQVETEGRDMAPRVQPAAHPVGTSVEVRDLFFNTPARRKFLKAEKTEFDHLQEVIKRLALARFDVAFHLRHNGKTILSLHEANDDAARARRVAAVCGGGFLEQALPIEIERNGLRLWGWVGLPTFSRSQADLQYFFVNGRAVRDKLVAHAVRQAYRDVLFNGRHPTFVLFFEVDPSVVDVNVHPTKHEVRFRDGRMVHDFLYGTLHRALGDVRPDDQLSAPIVTAVVRPSGPEAGEFGPQGEMSLAGNLLQSSQPQPSYTAPNAGAGAGYQYQYTPRPQSTVPAAEAQAAYREFFAPLPGAEPSTVALPEGGGDIPPLGYALAQLKGIYILAENAHGLVLVDMHAAHERIMYERLKIAMASEGLSGQPLLVPESLAVSQREADCAEEHHGVFQKLGFELQRLGPETLAIRQIPALLKQAEANRLVADVLADLMEYGTSDRIQAHINELLGTMACHGAIRANRRLALPEMNGLLRDMENTERSGQCNHGRPTWTQMGLDDLDKLFLRGR; this is encoded by the coding sequence ATGAGCGAATCTGTCTTGAACACCGGCTCGCGTATCGAACTGCTCAGCCCGCGTCTGGCGAACCAGATCGCCGCGGGCGAGGTGGTCGAGCGCCCGGCGTCGGTGATCAAGGAGCTGCTGGAAAACAGCATCGACTCCGGCGCCAAGCGCATTGACGTCGACGTGGAGCAGGGCGGCGTCAAGCTGCTGCGGGTGCGTGACGATGGCAGCGGCATCTCTTCAGATGACCTGCCGCTGGCCCTGGCCCGTCACGCCACCAGCAAGATCCGCGACCTGGAAGACCTGGAACGGGTGATGAGCCTGGGCTTTCGCGGTGAGGCCCTGGCTTCCATCAGCTCCGTGGCCCGCCTGACCCTGACGTCCCGCACGCGTGGTGCCGAACAGGCCTGGCAAGTGGAAACCGAAGGTCGCGACATGGCGCCCCGGGTCCAGCCGGCGGCCCATCCGGTGGGCACCTCGGTGGAGGTGCGCGACCTGTTCTTCAACACCCCGGCGCGACGCAAATTCCTCAAGGCCGAGAAAACCGAATTCGATCACCTGCAAGAAGTGATCAAGCGCCTGGCCCTGGCGCGTTTCGATGTGGCGTTTCATCTGCGCCACAACGGCAAGACCATCCTCAGCCTGCACGAAGCCAATGACGACGCTGCGCGCGCTCGACGAGTGGCGGCGGTGTGCGGTGGCGGGTTTCTGGAGCAGGCGCTGCCGATAGAAATCGAACGCAACGGCTTGCGCCTGTGGGGGTGGGTCGGTTTGCCGACCTTCTCGCGCAGCCAGGCCGACTTGCAGTACTTCTTCGTGAACGGCCGTGCGGTGCGCGACAAGCTGGTGGCCCACGCGGTGCGCCAGGCGTATCGCGACGTGTTGTTCAACGGCCGGCACCCGACGTTTGTGCTGTTTTTCGAGGTCGACCCTTCGGTGGTCGACGTCAACGTGCACCCGACCAAGCACGAAGTACGCTTCCGTGACGGGCGCATGGTGCATGACTTCCTCTACGGCACCTTGCACCGCGCCCTGGGCGACGTGCGTCCGGATGATCAGTTGTCTGCGCCCATCGTAACCGCAGTGGTTCGCCCAAGCGGCCCGGAGGCCGGTGAGTTCGGCCCCCAGGGCGAAATGAGTCTCGCCGGTAACCTGTTGCAATCATCGCAACCGCAGCCAAGTTACACGGCGCCCAACGCGGGAGCCGGTGCGGGTTATCAGTATCAATACACCCCGCGGCCGCAATCGACCGTGCCGGCGGCTGAGGCGCAGGCAGCCTACCGGGAGTTCTTCGCGCCGCTGCCGGGGGCTGAGCCGAGCACGGTTGCCCTGCCCGAGGGCGGCGGTGATATTCCGCCGCTGGGTTACGCGCTGGCGCAACTCAAAGGCATCTACATTCTTGCGGAAAACGCCCATGGCCTGGTGCTGGTGGACATGCACGCCGCCCACGAGCGGATCATGTACGAGCGCCTGAAGATTGCCATGGCCAGCGAGGGGCTCAGTGGCCAGCCATTGCTGGTGCCCGAATCCCTGGCAGTCAGTCAGCGTGAAGCCGATTGTGCCGAGGAACATCACGGCGTGTTCCAGAAGCTGGGTTTTGAACTGCAACGCCTGGGCCCGGAAACCCTGGCGATCCGCCAGATTCCCGCGCTGCTCAAGCAGGCAGAAGCCAACCGGCTGGTGGCCGACGTGCTGGCGGACCTGATGGAATACGGCACCAGCGACCGCATCCAGGCGCATATCAACGAATTGCTCGGCACCATGGCCTGTCACGGCGCCATCCGCGCCAACCGTCGACTGGCCCTGCCGGAAATGAACGGCCTGCTGCGCGACATGGAAAACACCGAGCGCAGCGGCCAATGCAACCATGGCCGACCGACCTGGACCCAGATGGGCCTGGATGATCTGGACAAACTGTTTCTGCGCGGTCGCTGA
- the miaA gene encoding tRNA (adenosine(37)-N6)-dimethylallyltransferase MiaA produces MSALPPAIFLMGPTAAGKTDLAIELTKVLPCELISVDSALVYRDMDIGTAKPSKEVLAQHPHRLIDIIGPAQSYSAADFRTDALAAMAEITARGNIPLLVGGTMLYYKALQEGLADMPPADAQVRAELEEQAARLGWQALHDQLAAVDPVSAARIHPNDPQRLTRALEVWRVSGQTMTEHRLKQTAQSADAGASGQSQLPYTVANLAIAPANRQVLHERIAQRFTNMLEQGFVEEVVALRSRGDLHPGLPSIRAVGYRQVWDHLDGKLTSADMQERGIIATRQLAKRQFTWLRSWSDLHWLDSLDSDNLSRALKYLGTVSILS; encoded by the coding sequence ATGAGTGCCTTGCCCCCCGCGATTTTCCTGATGGGCCCGACGGCCGCCGGAAAGACCGACCTGGCCATCGAGCTGACCAAGGTGTTGCCGTGCGAGCTGATCAGTGTCGACTCTGCCCTGGTTTACCGGGACATGGACATCGGCACGGCCAAGCCTTCGAAAGAGGTGCTGGCGCAGCATCCACACCGTCTGATCGACATCATCGGCCCGGCCCAGAGCTATTCGGCGGCAGATTTCCGTACCGACGCCCTGGCCGCCATGGCCGAAATCACCGCGCGGGGCAACATCCCGTTGCTGGTCGGCGGCACGATGCTCTATTACAAGGCTTTGCAGGAGGGCCTGGCGGATATGCCGCCCGCTGACGCCCAGGTGCGCGCCGAGCTTGAAGAGCAAGCGGCACGCCTTGGCTGGCAAGCCTTGCACGACCAGCTGGCGGCAGTAGATCCGGTGTCCGCGGCGCGCATCCACCCCAATGACCCCCAGCGCCTTACCCGCGCGCTGGAAGTCTGGCGCGTCAGCGGCCAGACCATGACTGAACACAGGCTGAAACAAACTGCGCAAAGTGCTGATGCAGGCGCATCTGGTCAGTCACAATTGCCCTATACTGTGGCGAACCTGGCCATTGCTCCGGCAAATCGCCAGGTGCTGCATGAACGAATTGCACAAAGATTCACAAATATGTTGGAACAGGGGTTTGTGGAGGAGGTCGTAGCTCTGCGTTCCAGAGGTGATCTGCACCCAGGGTTGCCTTCGATACGCGCTGTAGGCTACCGCCAAGTCTGGGATCATCTGGATGGCAAGCTGACGTCAGCCGACATGCAGGAGCGCGGCATCATTGCCACGCGCCAATTGGCGAAGCGCCAGTTCACCTGGCTGCGCAGCTGGAGCGATTTGCACTGGTTGGACAGCCTGGACAGCGACAATCTGTCACGCGCCTTGAAATACTTGGGAACGGTCTCCATATTGAGCTGA
- the hfq gene encoding RNA chaperone Hfq, which yields MSKGHSLQDPYLNTLRKEKVGVSIYLVNGIKLQGTIESFDQFVILLKNTVSQMVYKHAISTVVPVRPIRLPSAAGDEAADAEPGNA from the coding sequence ATGTCAAAAGGGCATTCGCTACAAGACCCTTACTTGAATACCTTACGTAAAGAGAAAGTGGGGGTTTCCATCTATCTGGTCAACGGTATCAAGTTGCAAGGTACGATCGAGTCGTTCGACCAGTTCGTAATTCTGTTGAAAAACACCGTCAGCCAGATGGTTTACAAACACGCTATCTCGACCGTCGTCCCTGTTCGTCCAATCCGTCTGCCTAGCGCAGCCGGTGATGAAGCAGCTGACGCTGAGCCAGGTAACGCCTGA
- the hflX gene encoding ribosome rescue GTPase HflX — translation MFFERHGGGERVILVHLDGQDPEAREDPQEFQELANSAGAETVAFFNVPRHRPTAKYLIGSGKVEELRDLVHAEEADLVIFNHTLTPSQERNLERVFECRVIDRTGLILDIFAQRARTHEGKLQVELAQLDHMSTRLVRGWTHLERQGGGIGMRGPGETQLETDRRLLRVRLRQIKGRLEKVRSQREQSRRGRSRADIPTVSLVGYTNAGKSTLFNNVTKSDVYAADQLFATLDPTLRRLDIDDLGPIVLADTVGFIRHLPHKLVEAFRSTLEESSNSDLLLHVIDAAEPDRMLQIEQVMVVLGEIGAQDLPILEVYNKLDLLEGVEPQIQRDENGKPQRVWLSARDGSGLELLEQAIAELLGSDLFVGTLRLPQRFARLRAQFFELGAVQKEEHDEEGVSLLAVRLPRSELNRLVSREGVVPAEFIEQHTLQ, via the coding sequence TTGTTCTTTGAGCGCCACGGTGGTGGTGAGCGAGTAATCCTCGTTCACTTGGATGGACAGGACCCTGAGGCGCGCGAAGATCCGCAGGAGTTTCAGGAGTTGGCGAATTCGGCCGGCGCCGAGACCGTTGCGTTTTTTAACGTGCCGCGTCATCGGCCAACCGCCAAATACCTGATTGGCAGCGGCAAGGTCGAGGAACTGCGCGACCTGGTCCACGCCGAAGAAGCCGATCTGGTGATCTTCAATCACACCCTCACGCCCAGTCAGGAACGTAACCTCGAACGCGTCTTCGAGTGTCGCGTGATCGACCGCACCGGCCTGATTCTCGATATCTTCGCTCAACGCGCGCGTACCCATGAAGGCAAGCTCCAGGTCGAACTGGCCCAGCTTGACCACATGAGCACCCGGCTGGTCCGCGGCTGGACTCACCTTGAGCGCCAGGGCGGCGGCATCGGCATGCGTGGTCCGGGTGAAACCCAGCTGGAAACCGACCGGCGTCTGCTGCGGGTTCGCCTGCGCCAGATCAAGGGCCGCCTGGAGAAAGTCCGCAGCCAGCGCGAGCAATCGCGCCGTGGCCGTTCGCGCGCGGATATCCCCACCGTGTCCCTGGTGGGCTACACCAACGCCGGCAAATCCACACTCTTCAACAACGTGACGAAATCGGACGTGTACGCGGCAGACCAACTGTTCGCCACGCTCGACCCAACCCTGCGCCGTCTGGACATCGACGACCTGGGGCCGATCGTTCTGGCCGATACCGTGGGTTTCATCCGGCATTTGCCGCACAAGCTGGTCGAGGCATTTCGGTCTACGCTCGAAGAGTCGAGCAATTCCGACCTGCTGTTGCACGTGATCGATGCGGCTGAACCGGATCGCATGCTGCAGATCGAGCAGGTGATGGTGGTGCTGGGCGAGATCGGTGCGCAAGACTTGCCGATCCTCGAGGTCTATAACAAACTCGATTTGCTTGAAGGCGTTGAGCCGCAAATCCAGCGCGACGAGAACGGCAAGCCCCAGCGGGTCTGGCTGTCGGCGCGTGATGGCAGTGGCCTGGAGCTGCTTGAGCAAGCCATTGCCGAATTGCTCGGCAGTGATTTGTTCGTCGGCACCTTGCGCTTGCCGCAGCGTTTTGCTCGACTGCGTGCACAGTTTTTCGAGCTGGGCGCGGTACAGAAAGAAGAACACGACGAAGAAGGTGTCAGCTTGCTGGCCGTTCGATTGCCGCGTTCGGAGCTCAATCGACTGGTCAGTCGCGAGGGTGTGGTACCGGCGGAGTTCATCGAGCAACACACTTTGCAATAA
- the hflK gene encoding FtsH protease activity modulator HflK has translation MAWNEPGGNSNNQDPWGGKRRNNGDRKGPPDLDEAFRKLQESLNGLFGGGKKRGGDEGGRTSKGGGYGLLGLGLVVLAAVWLYSAVYVVDEQEQAVVLRFGKYYETVGPGLNIYFPPIDKKYMENVTRERAYTKQGQMLTEDENIVEVPLTVQYKISNLQDFVLNVDQPEISLQHATESALRHVVGSTAMDQVLTEGRELMASEIKERLQRFLDTYRTGITVTQVNVQSAAAPREVQEAFDDVIRAREDEQRSRNQAETYANGVVPEARGQAQRILEDANGYRDEVVSRAKGEADRFTKLVAEYRKAPEVTRERLYLDTMQEVFSNTSKVLVTGSKGGQNNLLYLPLDKMIEGGRSGTSAPSTGSNAAANEASARAAADLLQQQTRTRESR, from the coding sequence ATGGCTTGGAATGAGCCGGGTGGCAACTCGAATAATCAGGATCCTTGGGGTGGTAAGCGCCGCAATAATGGCGACCGCAAGGGGCCGCCGGATCTCGACGAGGCCTTCCGAAAGCTGCAGGAAAGCCTGAATGGGTTGTTCGGTGGTGGAAAAAAACGCGGTGGTGACGAAGGTGGTCGCACGAGCAAGGGCGGTGGCTATGGCCTGCTGGGCCTGGGTCTTGTCGTGCTCGCGGCTGTCTGGCTGTACAGCGCGGTCTATGTGGTGGACGAGCAGGAGCAAGCCGTGGTGCTGCGCTTCGGCAAGTACTACGAGACAGTCGGGCCGGGCCTGAACATCTACTTCCCGCCGATCGACAAGAAGTACATGGAGAACGTCACGCGTGAGCGTGCCTACACCAAGCAGGGCCAGATGCTGACCGAAGACGAAAACATCGTCGAAGTGCCGCTGACCGTGCAGTACAAGATCAGCAACCTGCAGGACTTCGTGCTTAACGTCGATCAGCCGGAAATCAGCCTGCAACACGCAACCGAAAGTGCCTTGCGCCACGTGGTGGGTTCTACCGCCATGGACCAGGTACTGACCGAAGGGCGTGAATTGATGGCCAGCGAAATCAAGGAGCGCCTGCAACGCTTCCTCGATACCTATCGCACCGGTATTACCGTCACTCAGGTCAACGTACAGAGCGCTGCTGCACCGCGTGAAGTGCAGGAAGCCTTTGACGACGTGATCCGTGCCCGTGAAGACGAGCAGCGTTCGCGCAACCAGGCTGAAACCTACGCCAACGGCGTGGTGCCGGAAGCCCGTGGTCAGGCCCAGCGCATCCTTGAAGATGCCAACGGTTACCGCGACGAAGTGGTCTCCCGCGCCAAGGGTGAAGCAGACCGCTTTACCAAACTGGTTGCCGAGTACCGCAAGGCCCCTGAGGTGACCCGTGAGCGTCTGTACCTGGACACCATGCAGGAAGTCTTCAGCAACACCAGCAAGGTTCTCGTGACCGGCAGCAAGGGTGGGCAGAACAATCTGCTGTACCTGCCGCTGGACAAGATGATCGAAGGTGGTCGTAGTGGCACCAGCGCGCCGTCCACCGGTTCGAATGCCGCTGCCAACGAAGCGAGCGCCCGTGCGGCCGCTGACTTGCTGCAACAGCAAACACGTACCAGGGAGAGTCGTTGA
- the hflC gene encoding protease modulator HflC has protein sequence MSNKSLTALIVGVVVVIAAWNCFYIVAQTERAVLLQFGRVVQADVQPGLHVKVPYVNQVRKFDARLMTLDAPTQRFLTLEKKAVMVDAYAKWRVKDAERFYTATSGLKQIADERLSRRLESGLRDQFGKRTLHEVVSGERDALMADITRSLNTMAEKELGIEVVDVRVKAIDLPKEVNRSVFERMSTEREREAREHRAKGNELAEGIRADADRQRRVLLAEAYRESEEARGDGDAQAAAIYAKAYGQDQEFYAFYRSLRAYRESFANKTDVLVLDPSSDFFRYLEKSK, from the coding sequence ATGAGCAATAAATCGCTGACCGCCCTGATTGTGGGCGTCGTCGTGGTCATCGCTGCCTGGAACTGCTTCTACATCGTCGCTCAGACCGAGCGTGCGGTGCTGCTGCAATTCGGTCGCGTGGTCCAGGCGGATGTCCAGCCGGGCCTGCATGTGAAAGTCCCCTACGTCAACCAGGTGCGCAAGTTCGACGCCCGCCTGATGACGCTGGATGCACCGACACAACGCTTCCTGACCCTGGAAAAGAAAGCCGTGATGGTTGACGCCTACGCCAAGTGGCGCGTCAAGGATGCCGAGCGCTTCTACACCGCGACTTCCGGCCTCAAGCAGATTGCCGACGAGCGTTTGTCGCGCCGTCTGGAATCGGGCCTGCGTGACCAGTTTGGTAAGCGCACCCTGCACGAGGTGGTATCCGGTGAACGTGACGCGCTGATGGCTGACATCACCCGCTCGCTGAACACCATGGCCGAGAAAGAGCTGGGTATCGAAGTGGTCGATGTCCGGGTCAAGGCCATTGACCTGCCCAAGGAAGTGAACCGCAGCGTGTTCGAGCGCATGAGCACCGAGCGTGAGCGTGAGGCCCGTGAGCACCGCGCCAAGGGTAACGAGCTGGCTGAAGGGATCCGTGCGGATGCCGATCGTCAGCGCCGTGTACTGTTGGCTGAAGCCTACCGCGAGTCTGAAGAGGCCCGTGGTGATGGTGATGCTCAAGCGGCGGCGATCTACGCCAAGGCTTACGGCCAGGATCAGGAGTTCTACGCGTTCTACCGTAGCCTGCGTGCCTACCGTGAAAGCTTCGCGAACAAGACCGACGTCCTGGTGCTGGACCCAAGCAGCGACTTCTTCCGCTACCTGGAAAAGTCCAAGTAA
- a CDS encoding ATP phosphoribosyltransferase regulatory subunit — MATVDRWLLPDGIEEVLPPEAARIEVARRQVLDLFQSWGYEFVVTPHIEYLESLLTGAGQDLDLRTFKVIDPQSGRQMGFRADITPQVARIDAHTLRREGPSRLCYAGSVLHAQPRALSSSRSPIQLGAELYGDASPSSDVEVISLMLAMLQLADVPDVHMDLGHVGIYRGLARAAGLSGEVEQQLFDALQRKAIDEVIALTAGVPAELADMLRALVNLCGGREVLAAARERLANAPAPVLAALDDVLAIAEQLSARFPQLPLYFDLGELRGYHYHTGVVFAVFVPGVGQAIAQGGRYDDIGADFGRARPATGFSTDLKTLVTLGRAEVELPSGGIWMPDSTDAALWQQVCQLRSEGQRVVQALPGQPLAAAREADCDRQLIQQNGLWQVSPLAS, encoded by the coding sequence ATGGCAACGGTAGACCGCTGGCTGCTGCCAGATGGCATCGAAGAAGTACTGCCACCAGAGGCTGCGCGCATCGAAGTTGCGCGTCGCCAGGTGTTGGATCTGTTCCAGAGCTGGGGTTACGAGTTTGTCGTGACCCCCCATATCGAGTACCTGGAATCCCTGCTGACCGGCGCGGGCCAGGACCTGGATCTGCGCACCTTCAAGGTCATCGACCCGCAATCGGGCCGGCAGATGGGGTTCCGTGCCGACATCACGCCGCAGGTGGCGCGCATCGATGCGCACACCCTGCGCCGCGAAGGCCCAAGCCGCCTGTGCTACGCCGGCAGCGTGCTGCATGCCCAGCCGCGGGCCTTGTCTTCTTCCCGTAGCCCGATCCAGTTGGGCGCCGAGTTGTATGGCGATGCGAGCCCGAGCAGCGACGTCGAAGTGATCAGCCTGATGCTGGCCATGTTGCAGTTGGCTGACGTGCCAGACGTACACATGGACCTTGGTCACGTCGGTATCTACCGTGGCCTGGCCCGTGCGGCCGGCTTGTCCGGTGAGGTCGAGCAACAGCTGTTCGACGCCCTGCAACGCAAGGCCATCGATGAAGTCATCGCCCTGACCGCCGGCGTGCCGGCTGAATTGGCCGACATGCTGCGTGCGCTGGTCAACCTGTGCGGTGGCCGTGAAGTGCTGGCGGCCGCACGTGAACGCCTGGCCAACGCGCCGGCGCCGGTGTTGGCTGCGCTGGACGATGTGCTGGCGATTGCCGAGCAGCTGTCGGCGCGTTTCCCGCAGTTGCCGCTGTATTTTGACCTGGGCGAGTTGCGCGGCTACCACTACCACACCGGTGTGGTGTTCGCGGTGTTTGTACCGGGTGTTGGCCAGGCCATCGCCCAGGGCGGTCGCTACGACGATATCGGCGCCGACTTCGGTCGCGCCCGCCCGGCGACGGGCTTTTCCACCGATTTGAAAACCCTGGTGACCCTGGGGCGTGCTGAGGTCGAGCTGCCGTCTGGTGGCATCTGGATGCCCGACAGTACGGACGCGGCACTCTGGCAGCAGGTTTGCCAGTTGCGCAGTGAGGGTCAGCGTGTCGTCCAGGCCTTGCCTGGGCAGCCATTGGCCGCCGCCCGTGAAGCGGACTGCGACCGGCAATTGATTCAGCAGAACGGGCTTTGGCAAGTATCGCCACTGGCTTCTTGA
- a CDS encoding adenylosuccinate synthase, with the protein MGKNVVVLGTQWGDEGKGKIVDLLTEHAAAVVRYQGGHNAGHTLVIDGEKTVLHLIPSGVLREGVQCLIGNGVVVAPDALLREITKLEEKGVPVRERLRISPSCPLILSFHVALDQAREKARGELKIGTTGRGIGPAYEDKVARRGLRVGDLLNMPRFEDKLRELVDYHNFMLVGYYKEPAIEFEKTLAECKEYAELLKPLMLDVTAELHDLRRAGKDIMFEGAQGSLLDIDHGTYPYVTSSNTTAGGVATGSGVGPMFLDYILGITKAYTTRVGSGPFPTELFDEVGAHLAKQGHEFGATTGRARRCGWFDAVILRRAIDVNSISGICLTKLDVLDGLEAINICIGYKDAEGNDVAPTDADSYVGLQPVYEEVPGWTESTVGAKTLEELPANARAYIKRVEQLIGAPIDIISTGPDRNETIVLRHPFA; encoded by the coding sequence ATGGGTAAGAATGTCGTAGTCCTGGGCACCCAGTGGGGTGATGAGGGCAAAGGCAAGATCGTTGATCTGCTGACCGAACATGCTGCCGCCGTAGTGCGCTACCAGGGTGGCCACAACGCGGGTCACACGCTGGTCATCGATGGCGAAAAAACCGTCTTGCACCTGATCCCTTCGGGCGTCCTGCGCGAAGGCGTGCAGTGCCTGATCGGCAACGGCGTGGTGGTTGCACCGGACGCCCTGTTGCGCGAGATCACCAAGCTGGAAGAGAAAGGCGTACCGGTGCGTGAGCGCCTGCGTATCAGCCCGTCCTGCCCGCTGATCCTGTCCTTCCACGTGGCGCTGGACCAGGCCCGTGAAAAGGCCCGTGGCGAGCTGAAGATCGGCACCACCGGTCGCGGCATCGGCCCGGCCTACGAAGACAAGGTGGCGCGTCGTGGCCTGCGTGTGGGCGACCTGCTCAACATGCCGCGCTTTGAAGACAAGCTGCGTGAACTGGTGGATTACCACAACTTCATGCTGGTGGGTTACTACAAAGAGCCGGCCATCGAGTTCGAAAAGACCCTGGCCGAGTGCAAGGAATACGCTGAGCTGCTCAAGCCGCTGATGCTGGACGTGACTGCCGAGCTGCACGACCTGCGTCGCGCCGGCAAGGACATCATGTTCGAAGGCGCCCAGGGTTCGTTGCTCGACATCGACCACGGCACCTACCCGTACGTGACCAGCTCCAACACCACCGCTGGCGGCGTTGCCACCGGTTCAGGCGTTGGCCCGATGTTCCTGGACTACATCCTGGGCATCACCAAGGCTTACACCACGCGCGTAGGTTCGGGCCCGTTCCCGACTGAGCTGTTCGACGAAGTCGGCGCCCACCTGGCCAAGCAAGGTCACGAGTTCGGTGCAACCACCGGCCGTGCCCGTCGTTGCGGCTGGTTCGATGCCGTTATCCTGCGTCGCGCTATCGATGTGAACAGCATTTCGGGCATCTGCCTGACCAAGCTGGACGTACTCGACGGTCTGGAGGCCATCAACATCTGCATCGGTTACAAGGACGCAGAGGGCAACGACGTTGCGCCAACCGACGCTGACAGCTACGTGGGCCTGCAGCCTGTGTACGAAGAAGTGCCGGGCTGGACCGAATCGACCGTGGGTGCCAAGACCCTCGAAGAGCTGCCAGCCAATGCACGTGCTTACATCAAGCGCGTTGAACAGCTGATTGGCGCACCGATCGACATTATTTCGACGGGCCCGGACCGCAACGAGACCATCGTTCTGCGTCACCCGTTCGCGTAA